The following are encoded together in the Thermoanaerobaculia bacterium genome:
- a CDS encoding methyltransferase domain-containing protein has translation MKSSAPPKAGRRKAPDGSLRASSGQNPAVQAARLAEAISLARGERVLDLGCGRAASSLFLAREYGAAVWAVDLDVSPTENLAAIRRAGCESLVFPLRADARDLPFAEEYFDAAIAIDSYHYFGTDDRFLPYLAGFVRSGGHIGVADVAFTREIPTADDAPEFLRATFGEHWSFVHSVEWWRNEWERTGLVDIVAADPLPESRRLLQDYVLDRAAAGRSDEIARAAVDDDEGLLVLFRIVARKR, from the coding sequence TTGAAGAGCTCCGCTCCGCCGAAGGCCGGCCGGCGGAAGGCGCCGGACGGAAGCCTCCGCGCGTCGAGCGGGCAGAACCCGGCCGTCCAGGCGGCGCGGCTCGCCGAGGCGATCTCGCTGGCGCGGGGCGAGCGCGTCCTGGACCTCGGCTGCGGCCGGGCCGCGAGCTCCCTCTTCCTCGCCCGCGAATACGGCGCCGCCGTCTGGGCGGTCGACCTCGACGTGTCGCCGACTGAGAATCTCGCCGCGATCCGCCGGGCCGGGTGCGAGTCGCTCGTCTTCCCGCTGCGGGCCGACGCCCGGGACCTTCCCTTCGCCGAGGAATACTTCGACGCCGCGATCGCGATCGACTCGTACCATTATTTCGGGACGGACGACCGGTTTCTCCCCTACCTCGCCGGATTCGTCCGCTCCGGGGGCCACATCGGCGTCGCCGACGTCGCCTTCACGCGCGAGATCCCCACGGCCGATGACGCGCCGGAGTTCCTGCGGGCGACGTTCGGCGAGCACTGGTCCTTCGTCCATTCGGTCGAATGGTGGAGGAACGAGTGGGAGCGGACGGGGCTCGTCGACATCGTCGCCGCCGATCCGCTTCCCGAGAGCCGCAGGCTGCTGCAGGATTACGTGCTCGACCGCGCGGCGGCCGGCCGCAGCGACGAGATCGCGCGCGCCGCCGTCGACGACGACGAAGGGCTCCTCGTCCTGTTTCGGATCGTCGCGCGGAAGCGCTGA
- the msrA gene encoding peptide-methionine (S)-S-oxide reductase MsrA, whose protein sequence is MRKVLLVVSLLAFAAAAGAAAAKPRLEKATFAGGCFWCTQHDFEEIPGVFSVTAGYTGGHVPNPTYEQVGTHTTGHAEAVEVLFDPAKITYRQLVDRFWKLVDPTTEDRQFCDWGGIGGPYRSEIFYHSEEQKRDALESKAEIERTKKFKEPIVTKITPAGPFYRAEEYHQDYWKKNPAAYHRYRDGCGRDARLRQLWGKS, encoded by the coding sequence GTGCGCAAAGTCCTCCTCGTCGTCTCTCTTCTCGCATTCGCCGCCGCGGCGGGCGCTGCCGCGGCGAAGCCCCGCCTCGAAAAGGCGACCTTCGCCGGAGGCTGCTTCTGGTGCACCCAGCACGACTTCGAGGAGATCCCCGGAGTCTTCTCCGTGACCGCCGGCTACACCGGAGGACACGTGCCGAATCCGACCTACGAGCAGGTCGGAACACACACGACGGGGCACGCGGAGGCCGTCGAGGTGCTCTTCGACCCGGCGAAGATCACGTACCGCCAGCTCGTCGACCGCTTCTGGAAGCTCGTCGACCCGACGACGGAAGACCGTCAGTTCTGCGACTGGGGCGGAATCGGAGGCCCCTACCGATCCGAGATCTTCTACCATTCCGAAGAGCAGAAGCGCGACGCTCTCGAATCGAAGGCGGAGATCGAGCGCACGAAGAAGTTCAAGGAACCGATCGTGACGAAGATCACGCCGGCCGGCCCGTTCTACCGCGCCGAGGAATACCACCAGGATTACTGGAAGAAGAACCCGGCCGCGTATCACCGGTACCGCGATGGTTGCGGGCGCGACGCGCGGCTGCGGCAGCTCTGGGGAAAGTCCTGA
- a CDS encoding SDR family oxidoreductase, whose amino-acid sequence MTRTALVTGGNRGIGFEVCRELARLGLKVILAARDREAGEAAAAKVRKEGSDVRFEPMDVSIDASVETCARRLAESGAPVDVLVNNAAIDPGEGLLDPSAVVLRETMEINFFGASRTCRVFVPDMVARGYGRIVNVSSGSGSFAEGLPGPPAYCVSKAALNAFTVKLAGELSGDVKVNAVCPGWVRTRMGGRSADRSVEEGADTIVWLATLPARGPNGGFFRDRKRIAW is encoded by the coding sequence ATGACACGGACCGCTCTGGTCACCGGAGGCAACCGGGGAATCGGCTTCGAGGTCTGCCGCGAGCTCGCGCGGCTGGGGCTGAAGGTGATCCTGGCCGCGCGTGACCGCGAGGCGGGGGAAGCGGCGGCGGCAAAGGTCCGGAAGGAAGGGTCGGACGTGCGCTTCGAGCCGATGGACGTCTCGATCGACGCCTCGGTCGAGACGTGCGCGCGCCGGCTCGCCGAGAGCGGCGCTCCGGTCGACGTTCTCGTCAACAACGCCGCGATCGACCCCGGCGAGGGACTTCTCGACCCGTCGGCCGTCGTCCTGCGGGAAACGATGGAGATCAACTTCTTCGGTGCTTCGCGAACCTGCCGGGTGTTCGTCCCCGACATGGTCGCGCGCGGCTACGGACGGATCGTCAACGTCTCGTCGGGATCGGGCTCGTTCGCCGAGGGACTGCCGGGACCTCCCGCCTACTGCGTCTCGAAGGCGGCGCTGAACGCGTTCACCGTGAAGCTCGCCGGAGAGCTCTCCGGCGACGTCAAAGTCAACGCCGTGTGTCCGGGCTGGGTGCGGACGCGGATGGGAGGGAGAAGCGCGGACCGGTCGGTCGAAGAAGGCGCCGACACGATCGTCTGGCTCGCGACCCTTCCCGCGCGCGGGCCCAA
- a CDS encoding glycosyltransferase family 4 protein, translating into MDPSRHLFRPPPPKPLAIAQIAGIACRVPPRDTGGTELVIANLTRGLLERGHRVTLFASGDSRTEAELRSVVARATQDDPGSNLYLERELDVRNASEAYERSGEFDVIHAHWPTSAAYFSDRADCPTLLTFDYMERPIYAYYRERFPKLAFACVSRAQAESLDPTLPVVLNGIDVDAAPFGAEPGGYLLTVGRLVPGKGAADAIEIARRAGLPLVIVGDVSPYLPESRAYYETEIAPHVDGERVVLHRRLPNRRVLELMSGARAFLFPIRWEEPFGLVVAEAMAAGTPVVATPRGSLPELVEEGVTGWLAESLDDLAAAVGRAAAIDRVNVRRAARARFDYRRMAAGYEELYRRLSRRRAARREAARR; encoded by the coding sequence GTGGATCCGTCTCGCCACCTCTTCCGCCCTCCGCCGCCGAAGCCGCTCGCGATCGCGCAGATCGCCGGCATCGCCTGCCGGGTCCCGCCGCGGGACACCGGCGGCACCGAGCTCGTGATCGCGAATCTGACCCGGGGGCTCCTCGAGCGCGGCCACCGCGTGACGCTCTTCGCCTCCGGCGATTCCCGAACGGAGGCCGAGCTCCGGTCGGTCGTCGCGCGGGCGACGCAGGACGATCCCGGCTCGAATCTCTATCTCGAACGGGAGCTCGACGTACGCAACGCCTCGGAAGCGTACGAGCGCTCGGGGGAGTTCGACGTCATCCACGCCCACTGGCCGACGTCCGCCGCGTACTTCTCCGACCGCGCCGATTGTCCGACGCTCCTCACGTTCGACTACATGGAGAGGCCCATTTACGCGTATTACCGGGAGAGGTTTCCGAAGCTCGCGTTCGCCTGCGTCTCGCGAGCGCAGGCCGAATCGCTCGACCCGACGCTGCCGGTCGTGCTCAACGGCATCGACGTGGACGCCGCGCCGTTCGGCGCGGAGCCCGGCGGCTACCTCCTGACCGTCGGCCGGCTCGTTCCCGGCAAGGGCGCGGCCGACGCGATCGAGATCGCACGGCGGGCCGGGCTTCCGCTCGTCATCGTCGGCGACGTGTCGCCGTATCTTCCGGAGAGCCGCGCATACTACGAAACCGAGATCGCCCCGCACGTCGACGGCGAGCGCGTCGTTCTCCACCGGCGCCTTCCCAACCGCCGCGTCCTCGAGCTCATGAGCGGCGCGCGGGCCTTTCTCTTTCCGATCCGGTGGGAGGAGCCCTTCGGGCTCGTCGTCGCCGAAGCGATGGCGGCGGGCACGCCGGTCGTCGCCACGCCGCGGGGATCCCTCCCCGAGCTCGTCGAGGAAGGCGTCACCGGCTGGTTGGCGGAATCGCTCGACGATCTCGCCGCCGCCGTGGGACGAGCCGCCGCGATCGACCGCGTGAACGTCCGCCGGGCCGCGCGAGCGCGCTTCGACTACCGCCGGATGGCCGCCGGATACGAAGAGCTCTACCGGCGCCTCTCCCGGCGCCGGGCGGCGCGGCGAGAGGCCGCGCGCCGTTGA
- a CDS encoding cyclase family protein codes for MKTRIAAIAALLTFASGARAARRPPTGVPVNLSASKIVDLTHPFDEKTIYWPNAPSGFVLHRESFGKSAAGYFYAANDFCAPEHGGTHLDAPIHFSEGKRTVDQIPVRQLVGPGVVIDVAAKAAADRDYRLSLEDVRAWERKHGPVPTGAIVLLRTGWSSRWPDRKAYLGDDTPGRITNLHFPSYGREAAEYLVGKRRAGAIGVDTASIDYGPSTDFIVHRTVLGENVPGLENLAALDALPETGFWVIALPMKIAGGSGAPLRVVAILPR; via the coding sequence ATGAAGACTCGAATCGCTGCGATCGCCGCCCTTCTCACGTTCGCGTCGGGAGCTCGCGCCGCGCGCCGGCCCCCGACCGGCGTCCCGGTCAACCTGTCGGCTTCGAAGATCGTCGACCTCACGCATCCCTTCGACGAGAAGACGATCTACTGGCCCAACGCGCCGTCGGGTTTCGTGCTCCACCGCGAGTCCTTCGGAAAGAGCGCGGCCGGATACTTCTACGCGGCCAACGACTTCTGCGCTCCGGAGCATGGAGGCACGCATCTCGACGCGCCGATCCATTTCTCCGAGGGAAAGCGGACGGTGGACCAGATCCCGGTCCGTCAGCTCGTCGGCCCCGGCGTGGTGATCGACGTCGCGGCGAAAGCGGCCGCGGATCGCGACTACCGGCTGTCGCTCGAAGACGTCCGCGCCTGGGAGAGGAAGCACGGCCCCGTTCCGACCGGAGCGATCGTCCTCCTGCGGACCGGCTGGTCCTCCCGCTGGCCGGACCGCAAGGCGTATCTGGGCGACGACACCCCGGGACGGATCACGAACCTCCATTTCCCCTCGTACGGCCGCGAAGCCGCCGAATATCTCGTGGGGAAACGGAGGGCCGGCGCGATCGGCGTCGATACCGCGAGCATCGACTACGGGCCCTCGACCGACTTCATCGTCCACCGGACCGTTCTCGGCGAGAACGTGCCCGGCCTCGAGAACCTCGCCGCCCTCGACGCCCTCCCGGAGACCGGCTTCTGGGTGATCGCGCTTCCGATGAAGATCGCGGGGGGCTCGGGAGCGCCGCTCCGCGTCGTCGCGATTCTGCCGAGGTGA
- a CDS encoding Phenylacetic acid catabolic protein → MGLRKIATFDDWIDNFRQWKSDIGLKLPEEFDEFPFEAKFGELKSAEIEYGDFAGARKWDRVTQIPLQPVRDALLNLIVYQGDTEFASVEQQRHLLESAPSSYDLDSACRIMVEEMRHGWQMCNLLVTHFGETGKIEARKLLERRAWDNNRLLGSFNVNVDHWLDFFTYTEFVDRDGKFQLNMLSTSAFAPLAKSMGPMLKEEAFHLGTGHMGLQRVIQRGVVPLPIVQRYVNKWVPTAYDLFGTDHSSSAQWLYVWGLKGRYDEAKQETEADKEHLNETSRGQYFQEVAQLIGQLNRLVPEGQPKLTSPDLKFHRAIGDFRDGRYSVTGEELSPEEYAAHVAEVL, encoded by the coding sequence ATGGGGCTTCGGAAAATCGCGACGTTCGACGACTGGATCGACAACTTCCGGCAGTGGAAGAGCGACATCGGACTGAAGTTGCCCGAAGAGTTCGACGAGTTCCCGTTCGAAGCCAAGTTCGGCGAGCTCAAGTCGGCCGAGATCGAGTACGGCGACTTCGCCGGCGCCCGGAAGTGGGACCGCGTCACGCAGATCCCGCTCCAGCCGGTCCGGGACGCGCTCCTGAACTTGATCGTGTACCAGGGGGACACGGAGTTCGCCTCGGTCGAGCAGCAGCGCCATCTCCTCGAGAGCGCGCCCTCCTCGTACGATCTCGACTCCGCGTGCCGGATCATGGTCGAGGAGATGCGCCACGGCTGGCAGATGTGCAACCTGCTGGTGACCCATTTCGGCGAGACCGGCAAGATCGAGGCGCGCAAGCTCCTCGAGCGCCGCGCGTGGGACAACAACCGCCTGCTCGGCTCTTTCAACGTCAACGTCGACCACTGGCTCGATTTCTTCACGTACACGGAGTTCGTCGACCGCGACGGAAAGTTCCAGCTCAACATGCTCTCGACCTCCGCGTTCGCGCCGCTCGCGAAGTCGATGGGCCCGATGCTCAAGGAGGAGGCCTTCCACCTCGGCACGGGGCACATGGGGCTCCAGCGCGTGATCCAGCGCGGCGTCGTCCCGCTGCCGATCGTCCAGCGATACGTCAACAAGTGGGTGCCGACCGCCTACGACCTCTTCGGGACCGACCACTCCTCGTCCGCGCAGTGGCTCTACGTCTGGGGCCTCAAGGGGCGCTACGACGAGGCGAAGCAGGAGACGGAGGCGGACAAGGAGCATCTCAACGAGACGTCGCGCGGCCAGTACTTCCAGGAGGTCGCGCAGCTCATCGGACAGCTCAACCGCCTCGTACCGGAAGGACAGCCGAAGCTGACTTCGCCGGATCTCAAGTTCCACCGGGCCATCGGGGACTTCCGGGATGGCCGATACTCGGTGACGGGCGAGGAGCTCTCCCCCGAGGAGTACGCCGCCCACGTCGCGGAGGTGCTG
- the bcp gene encoding thioredoxin-dependent thiol peroxidase: protein MALLEIGDGAPDFRTVDQDGEPVKLSDLRGKKVVLYFYPKDDTPGCTKEACSFRDAWSAFRKRKIEVLGVSAQDEKSHRKFAEKFSLPFRLLADPEKKIVQAYGVWGEKSLYGRKFMGTNRVTYLIDEKGKIAAVWPKVKPEDHARDVLAAAG from the coding sequence ATGGCGCTTCTCGAGATCGGCGACGGGGCCCCCGACTTCAGGACGGTCGACCAGGACGGCGAGCCGGTGAAGCTCTCCGATCTGCGCGGAAAGAAGGTGGTCCTGTATTTCTACCCGAAAGACGACACGCCCGGCTGCACGAAGGAGGCCTGTTCGTTCCGCGACGCCTGGAGCGCTTTCCGGAAGCGGAAGATCGAGGTCCTCGGCGTGTCCGCGCAGGACGAGAAGTCCCACCGAAAGTTCGCGGAGAAGTTCTCGCTGCCGTTCCGCCTGCTCGCCGACCCCGAGAAGAAGATCGTCCAGGCGTACGGCGTCTGGGGCGAAAAGAGCCTCTACGGCCGGAAGTTCATGGGCACGAACCGCGTGACCTACCTGATCGACGAGAAAGGGAAGATCGCGGCGGTCTGGCCGAAGGTCAAGCCCGAGGACCACGCCCGGGACGTCCTCGCCGCGGCCGGCTAG
- a CDS encoding class I SAM-dependent methyltransferase produces the protein MPDTAPTPRGGPANVKGMRDVPFTRSLPMRLLRRRASMAADWDERARRDALLYIRREAAGSPDAFEASGRRELDDEVLRGVSLPPDAVVVEIGCGIGRLARAIAPRVKKVYAGDLSSEMLDRAREFCAGCGNVELLRFDGSLAGVPSGCADFVYSHLVFQHVPRLKFIRTYFREAGRVLKPGGVFRANVDGRSRQWYRRYAADSWSGVVFSDRRLRRELERAGFRVERTEGAATQYLWATARRE, from the coding sequence GTGCCGGACACGGCGCCGACCCCGCGCGGCGGACCTGCTAATGTGAAGGGAATGCGCGACGTCCCTTTCACCCGTTCGCTTCCGATGCGGCTCCTGCGCCGCCGGGCGTCGATGGCCGCCGACTGGGACGAAAGGGCGCGCCGCGACGCGCTCCTCTACATCCGCCGGGAGGCCGCCGGGTCTCCCGACGCCTTCGAGGCGTCGGGCCGACGCGAGCTCGACGACGAAGTCCTCCGCGGCGTCTCGCTCCCGCCGGACGCCGTCGTCGTCGAGATCGGCTGCGGGATCGGACGGCTCGCGCGCGCGATCGCGCCGCGCGTGAAGAAGGTCTACGCGGGCGACCTTTCGTCCGAGATGCTCGACCGCGCCCGCGAATTCTGCGCCGGCTGCGGAAACGTCGAGCTCCTCCGCTTCGACGGGTCGCTGGCCGGCGTGCCTTCCGGATGCGCCGACTTCGTCTACTCGCATCTCGTCTTCCAGCACGTGCCGAGGCTGAAGTTCATCCGGACGTACTTCCGGGAGGCCGGGCGGGTCCTCAAGCCCGGCGGCGTCTTTCGCGCGAACGTCGACGGGCGGAGCCGGCAGTGGTACCGCCGTTACGCGGCGGACTCGTGGTCGGGGGTCGTTTTCTCGGACCGCCGCCTCCGCCGCGAGCTCGAGCGCGCGGGGTTTCGCGTCGAGCGCACGGAAGGCGCGGCCACGCAATACCTCTGGGCGACCGCGCGAAGAGAATGA